From the genome of Triticum aestivum cultivar Chinese Spring chromosome 3B, IWGSC CS RefSeq v2.1, whole genome shotgun sequence, one region includes:
- the LOC123065846 gene encoding probable WRKY transcription factor 33: MRGSNMLSSSGSNKRALQQDCSGGSHAQEHTKRKSRIGMRTDYTYAPYHDGFQWRKYGQKVIRGNAFPRCYYRCTYHQDHGCSASKHVEQHNSADPPLFRVVYTNDHTCSGAAASASDYMASSMQIQQIADASLRKADTEAERPPRPQQPRSGGSYAAAIKEEKDAIVSSLLTVIRGSCDVVKSDTAHEGYSSASLATNCYAMSSPSVAGGSREGSSSSSVSPVVLPAPDDMGLGLDFMVESHWFEPLDLGWFVE, translated from the exons ATGAGGGGGAGCAACATGCTCAGCTCCAGTGGGAGCAACAAAAGGGCGCTGCAGCAGGATTGCAGTGGCGGCAGCCATGCCCAGGAGCACACCAAGAG GAAGTCTCGCATTGGCATGAGAACAGACTACACATATGCACCGTATCATGATGGATTCCAGTGGAGAAAATATGGGCAGAAGGTGATCCGGGGCAATGCCTTCCCAAG GTGCTACTACAGGTGCACGTACCACCAGGATCATGGCTGTTCGGCGAGCAAGCACGTGGAGCAGCACAACTCGGCGGACCCGCCGCTGTTCCGCGTGGTCTACACGAACGATCACACATGCAGCGGCGCTGCTGCTTCCGCATCGGACTACATGGCCTCATCGATGCAAATCCAGCAGATCGCTGACGCCTCTCTGAGAAAGGCCGACACGGAAGCGGAAAGGCCGCCGCGCCCGCAGCAGCCTCGCTCCGGCGGTAGCTATGCCGCGGCGATAAAAGAGGAGAAAGACGCCATCGTCTCCTCCCTGCTCACCGTCATCAGAGGCAGCTGTGACGTTGTGAAATCTGACACTGCGCACGAGGGCTACAGCAGTGCGTCGCTGGCTACTAACTGCTACGCGATGTCATCCCCGTCGGTGGCCGGAGGTAGCCGTGAGGGTAGTAGCAGCTCTTCGGTTTCGCCAGTGGTGCTGCCGGCGCCAGATGACATGGGATTGGGACTGGACTTCATGGTGGAGTCCCACTGGTTCGAGCCTTTGGATTTGGGTTGGTTCGTAGAATAG